From one Formosa sediminum genomic stretch:
- a CDS encoding GH3 family domain-containing protein, which produces MAIIGNIIKGVIQIKDSLTPESNPVENQKEVLKSLLDTAKHTAFGKHYNFETLLKQDNIQEAFSNTIPYFDYNKINKVWWHRLHNNEEDITWPGNPDYFALSSGTTGKTSKRIPVTKAMIDAIRNAGIQQVFALNAFDLPADFFEKEIMMLGSSTDLIEKEDHFEGEISGISASNIPFWFRGYYKPGEDISKIDDWDERVRKIAENAKNWDIGALSGIPSWLELMLKKVIAHHNLNNIHEIWPNLQVYTTGGVAFQPYEKSFNALLDHPITIIDTYLASEGFIAFQARPETTSMQLVTDNGIYFEFVPFKPEYILEDGSLTENAPSITLEDVQLDTDYVLIISTVSGAWRYIIGDTIMFTDIERAEIKITGRTKFFLNTVGSQLSVNKMNDAMMHLENTFGMKIPEFTICAKEFEDGFYHCWYLGTENTTQDTTKIAEAIDTFLKDANKNYAVARSKALKGLKVKLTSPDTFANWNARNKKKGGQVKMERVMNEEKFKTWEAFVKS; this is translated from the coding sequence ATGGCTATTATCGGTAATATAATTAAAGGTGTTATACAAATTAAAGACTCGTTAACCCCAGAATCTAACCCTGTTGAAAATCAAAAAGAAGTTTTAAAATCGTTATTAGACACTGCCAAGCATACTGCTTTTGGAAAGCATTATAATTTTGAAACACTTTTAAAACAAGATAATATTCAGGAAGCATTTTCTAATACCATACCTTATTTTGACTACAATAAAATCAACAAAGTATGGTGGCACCGCTTACATAATAATGAGGAAGATATTACATGGCCAGGAAATCCAGATTATTTTGCTTTAAGTTCTGGAACTACAGGAAAAACAAGTAAACGTATTCCTGTAACCAAAGCTATGATAGATGCCATTAGAAATGCAGGAATACAACAGGTTTTTGCATTAAATGCATTTGATCTACCTGCAGATTTCTTTGAAAAAGAAATCATGATGTTAGGTAGCTCTACAGATTTAATTGAGAAAGAAGATCATTTTGAAGGAGAAATTAGCGGTATAAGCGCAAGCAATATTCCGTTTTGGTTTCGCGGGTACTATAAACCAGGAGAAGACATTTCTAAAATAGACGATTGGGATGAACGTGTTCGAAAAATAGCAGAAAATGCAAAAAACTGGGATATTGGAGCTTTAAGTGGTATACCCTCATGGCTAGAACTTATGCTAAAAAAAGTGATAGCACATCACAATTTAAATAACATTCATGAAATTTGGCCAAACCTTCAAGTTTACACCACAGGAGGTGTTGCATTTCAACCTTACGAAAAAAGTTTTAATGCACTTTTAGATCACCCAATAACCATTATAGATACATATTTAGCCTCTGAAGGATTTATTGCCTTTCAGGCTAGACCCGAAACCACATCTATGCAATTGGTTACTGATAACGGAATATATTTTGAATTTGTACCTTTTAAACCCGAATATATTTTAGAAGATGGTTCGCTTACTGAAAACGCACCCTCAATTACTTTAGAAGATGTACAACTTGATACCGACTACGTACTTATTATTAGCACTGTTTCTGGTGCTTGGCGTTATATTATCGGAGACACTATTATGTTTACCGATATTGAACGTGCTGAAATTAAAATTACAGGACGCACAAAATTCTTTTTAAATACAGTTGGATCTCAACTTTCTGTGAATAAAATGAATGATGCCATGATGCATTTAGAAAATACATTTGGAATGAAAATTCCTGAATTTACAATTTGTGCGAAAGAATTTGAAGATGGATTCTATCATTGCTGGTATTTGGGCACAGAAAACACAACCCAAGACACCACCAAAATAGCTGAAGCCATAGACACCTTTTTAAAAGATGCCAATAAAAATTATGCAGTTGCACGATCTAAAGCCTTAAAAGGACTTAAAGTAAAACTAACCTCTCCCGATACTTTTGCCAATTGGAATGCTAGAAATAAAAAGAAAGGCGGACAAGTAAAAATGGAACGCGTTATGAATGAAGAAAAATTTAAAACCTGGGAAGCTTTTGTTAAAAGCTAA
- a CDS encoding type III pantothenate kinase, whose translation MNLIIDVGNSFIKLAVFELNRVLDKKIVSAENFLKNFEKFIEKHQFIEYGIISAVSNVKEADLLSIKRVCKLFVLDHQTPVPFTNLYATPKTLGLDRVALVCAAVHQFKNKNVLIIDAGTCITYDFVSSKAEYLGGGISPGLQLRYKALHNYTAKLPLLQPEMPQDIVGNSTAASIHSGIVFGIINEIEGTILQYTNTYENLTIVLTGGDAEFLSKQLKCSIFVSSTFLLQGLNSVLRFNTD comes from the coding sequence ATGAATTTAATTATTGATGTAGGGAATTCTTTTATAAAACTTGCTGTTTTTGAATTAAATAGAGTTTTGGATAAAAAAATAGTGTCGGCAGAAAATTTTTTAAAAAATTTTGAAAAATTTATTGAGAAGCATCAGTTTATTGAATACGGAATAATATCTGCCGTAAGTAATGTAAAAGAAGCAGACCTTTTAAGTATAAAGCGCGTTTGTAAACTGTTTGTATTAGATCATCAAACACCTGTGCCTTTTACCAATCTGTATGCAACCCCAAAAACATTAGGTCTAGATCGAGTTGCATTAGTTTGTGCAGCAGTTCATCAATTTAAAAATAAAAATGTTTTAATTATAGATGCAGGGACGTGTATTACTTACGATTTTGTGTCTAGTAAAGCAGAATACTTAGGAGGCGGAATTTCGCCAGGATTACAATTAAGATATAAAGCTTTACATAATTATACTGCTAAATTACCCTTATTACAACCAGAAATGCCCCAAGATATTGTGGGTAATTCTACAGCTGCATCTATCCATTCTGGAATTGTTTTTGGGATTATAAATGAAATAGAAGGGACTATCTTACAATATACCAATACATACGAAAATTTAACAATTGTTTTAACTGGAGGAGACGCAGAATTTTTGTCAAAACAATTAAAATGTAGCATATTTGTGTCTTCAACTTTCCTATTACAAGGCTTAAATTCAGTATTACGGTTTAATACAGACTAA
- the lptC gene encoding LPS export ABC transporter periplasmic protein LptC: MVIAIVMTMFVSCGKNLNEVNKLDVSANEPIGVAEVINLKYTDSGRLKANLISPKMLDYSNREFAFSEFPEGVHLYLYDKDNNKSTVISDYAIVYDQTGLIDMQGHVVLATSTNDTLFADQLYYDQNKQWLSTNQPVKFRTKGDLINGNGFDSDVNFKEAEVLEINGIITLDE; encoded by the coding sequence ATGGTCATAGCAATAGTTATGACCATGTTTGTTTCTTGTGGTAAAAACTTAAACGAGGTTAATAAATTAGATGTTTCTGCTAACGAACCTATTGGTGTTGCAGAAGTTATTAATCTTAAATACACGGATTCTGGAAGATTAAAGGCAAATTTAATAAGTCCTAAAATGCTGGATTATTCCAACAGGGAGTTTGCTTTTTCAGAATTTCCAGAGGGTGTACATTTATATCTGTACGATAAAGACAATAATAAAAGTACGGTAATCTCAGATTATGCTATAGTGTACGATCAAACAGGTTTAATAGATATGCAAGGACATGTAGTTTTAGCAACCTCTACTAACGATACTTTGTTTGCAGATCAGTTATACTACGATCAAAATAAGCAGTGGTTATCCACAAATCAGCCTGTTAAATTTAGAACTAAAGGCGATTTAATAAATGGAAATGGTTTTGATTCTGATGTTAATTTTAAGGAAGCAGAAGTGCTTGAAATTAACGGAATTATTACACTTGACGAATAA
- a CDS encoding hemolysin family protein has product MTTAIIIIIVSLILSAFFSGMEIAYVSSNKIHIEIEKKQDGFLANVLTKLTAKPSKFIATMLIGNNIALVIYGFFMGDLLVTWFQSMLPSSSAFVNYMLDDLSLLSQTVLSTLIILITAEFLPKVFFQIYANTLIKFFAVPAYVFYWLFSLISDFVLWVSNFVLKRFFKTEGDQVQLAFTKVELGNYISEQMQSVEEHDDIDSEIQIFQNALEFSEVKAREVMVPRTEIIAVEVQEPTKSLNSLIIETGCSKIIVYKDTIDDILGYVHSFELFKKPKTIKSIILPVELVPETMLIKDVLSVLIKKRKSIAVVLDEYGGTSGIMTVEDIIEELFGEIEDEHDTIDFIEEKRDEENFTFSARIEVDYLNENYKLNIPESENYETLGGFIVNHTEEIPEQHEVVLINDFEFTILEVSNTKIDLVALRIVKPD; this is encoded by the coding sequence ATGACAACCGCTATCATCATTATCATTGTATCCTTAATTCTATCTGCATTTTTTTCAGGTATGGAGATTGCCTATGTGTCGTCTAATAAAATCCATATTGAAATTGAAAAAAAACAGGATGGTTTTTTAGCAAACGTCTTAACAAAACTTACTGCAAAGCCTTCAAAATTCATTGCAACCATGCTTATTGGTAACAATATAGCTTTGGTTATATATGGGTTTTTTATGGGGGATTTATTAGTGACTTGGTTTCAATCTATGTTGCCATCTAGCTCTGCGTTTGTAAATTATATGCTTGATGATTTAAGTTTGCTAAGTCAAACTGTTTTGTCTACACTTATTATTTTAATTACAGCCGAGTTTTTGCCTAAGGTGTTTTTTCAGATTTATGCTAATACTCTAATTAAGTTCTTTGCCGTACCTGCCTATGTGTTTTACTGGTTGTTTAGTTTAATTTCAGATTTTGTATTATGGGTGTCAAATTTTGTATTAAAACGATTTTTTAAAACCGAAGGCGATCAGGTACAACTTGCCTTTACAAAAGTAGAATTAGGGAATTATATTTCTGAACAAATGCAGTCTGTAGAAGAACATGACGACATTGATTCTGAAATTCAGATATTTCAAAATGCACTCGAATTTTCTGAGGTTAAAGCTCGAGAAGTTATGGTGCCTAGAACAGAAATTATAGCTGTAGAAGTCCAAGAGCCCACCAAAAGCTTAAATAGTTTAATTATTGAAACAGGCTGTTCTAAAATTATAGTGTATAAAGATACTATTGATGATATTTTAGGGTATGTACACTCTTTCGAGCTTTTTAAAAAACCAAAAACTATTAAATCTATTATACTTCCTGTAGAATTAGTGCCGGAAACCATGCTTATAAAAGACGTGTTGAGCGTCCTTATAAAAAAACGAAAAAGTATTGCCGTAGTATTAGATGAGTACGGCGGAACTTCTGGGATAATGACAGTAGAAGATATTATTGAAGAATTATTTGGAGAGATAGAAGACGAGCATGATACTATAGATTTTATAGAAGAAAAAAGAGACGAAGAAAATTTCACATTTTCTGCACGTATTGAAGTCGATTATTTAAATGAAAACTACAAATTAAATATTCCCGAAAGTGAAAACTATGAAACTTTAGGAGGATTTATTGTAAATCATACCGAAGAAATTCCGGAACAACATGAGGTTGTCCTAATTAATGATTTTGAGTTTACAATCCTTGAAGTTTCTAATACAAAAATTGACTTAGTAGCACTAAGGATAGTTAAGCCTGATTAA
- a CDS encoding peptidylprolyl isomerase, protein MAVLNKIRQRSLFLILIIALALFSFVLSGLFQNGSALANKSQNIVATINGKEISREDFLRKVEYAQRQMGQGVTNTQAMNSVWEQEVRQAVMASQYETLGFSVERDQMRDLLKTTLAGSPEFQNEAGLFDENKLNEYIASLKATSAEAYQQWIDYEQSIATNGMQQDYVNMVKAGVTGTLAEGKVEHELENNKVDIRYVQVPYSSIPDSTVAVSKSEISSYINDHKKEFEVEASRDINFVEFREIASLEDEKEIASSLTALLDNSIVYNDVTKTNDTILGFAQVKDNETFVNSNSDIKYDNRFVFKSALPKFLADSLYNKSVGSTYGPYKDNGYYKLSKLVSETFMPDSVKARHILIPFVGSRGATAETSLTEAEAKKTADSVMAIVKASPAKFVDMLDLSADKVSNEKEGVLDWFTYNAMVPEFRDYSFQHNKGDVGVVKTDFGYHVIEILDQTSKERAVKIATIARQIEPSDATVDKVFRDASKFEIAVGDKDFQAVAKENDYSVRPVKGIEILQENIPGLSSQRQIVRWTFDEETNVGDVKRFNISGGYVIVQLTAKNKAGLMSVENASAIVLPKLRKEKKAAIIKDRIKATTLDALASEENQTVKTASAINMKNPTISGAGREPIIVGAAFGLKEGETSKLITGENGVYMVEVTKVIPAPKLENYQAFANRVGQQKANAVNTKLYEALKDASDIDDNRAETVQ, encoded by the coding sequence ATGGCAGTTTTAAATAAAATTAGACAACGTTCGCTTTTCTTAATCTTAATCATTGCATTAGCATTGTTTTCTTTTGTGCTTTCTGGTTTATTCCAAAACGGAAGTGCTTTAGCTAATAAATCACAAAATATTGTTGCTACCATAAATGGTAAAGAAATCTCAAGAGAAGATTTTTTACGTAAAGTTGAGTATGCACAAAGACAAATGGGACAAGGCGTTACCAATACACAAGCAATGAATAGTGTATGGGAGCAAGAAGTTAGACAGGCCGTAATGGCATCTCAATATGAGACTTTAGGATTTAGTGTTGAGCGTGATCAAATGCGTGATTTATTAAAAACTACTTTAGCAGGAAGCCCAGAGTTTCAAAATGAAGCCGGTTTATTTGATGAGAATAAATTAAACGAATACATTGCTAGTTTAAAAGCTACATCTGCAGAAGCTTACCAACAATGGATAGATTACGAACAATCTATTGCTACTAACGGTATGCAACAAGACTATGTAAATATGGTGAAAGCCGGAGTTACAGGAACTTTAGCAGAAGGAAAAGTAGAACATGAGTTAGAAAATAATAAAGTAGATATAAGATATGTACAAGTACCTTATTCTTCTATACCAGATAGTACAGTTGCAGTATCTAAATCTGAAATTTCTAGTTATATTAACGACCATAAAAAAGAATTTGAAGTAGAAGCTTCTAGAGATATTAATTTTGTAGAGTTTAGAGAAATTGCTTCATTAGAAGATGAAAAAGAAATAGCTTCTTCATTAACTGCTTTATTAGATAACTCTATAGTATATAACGATGTTACAAAAACAAACGATACTATTTTAGGTTTTGCACAAGTTAAAGACAATGAAACTTTTGTAAATTCTAATTCAGATATTAAATACGATAATCGTTTTGTGTTTAAATCGGCTTTACCTAAATTTTTAGCAGATAGTTTATATAATAAGTCTGTTGGAAGTACTTATGGACCTTATAAAGATAACGGTTACTATAAACTTTCTAAATTAGTTTCAGAAACTTTTATGCCAGATTCTGTTAAAGCAAGACACATATTAATTCCTTTTGTAGGGTCTCGTGGAGCAACTGCAGAAACCTCACTAACAGAAGCAGAAGCTAAGAAAACTGCAGACAGTGTTATGGCTATCGTTAAAGCGAGTCCTGCGAAATTTGTAGATATGTTAGACTTATCTGCAGATAAAGTAAGTAATGAAAAAGAAGGTGTTTTAGACTGGTTTACTTATAATGCAATGGTGCCAGAATTTAGAGATTATAGTTTTCAGCATAATAAAGGTGATGTTGGGGTAGTAAAAACTGACTTTGGTTACCATGTAATTGAAATTTTAGATCAAACCTCTAAAGAAAGAGCAGTTAAAATTGCTACAATAGCTAGACAAATTGAACCATCTGATGCTACAGTTGATAAAGTGTTTAGAGATGCATCTAAATTTGAAATTGCTGTTGGAGATAAAGATTTTCAAGCCGTAGCTAAAGAAAACGATTATAGCGTAAGACCTGTAAAAGGTATAGAAATACTTCAAGAAAACATTCCTGGTTTAAGTAGTCAGCGTCAAATTGTACGTTGGACATTTGATGAAGAAACAAATGTAGGAGATGTTAAACGTTTTAATATTTCTGGCGGATATGTAATTGTACAATTAACAGCTAAAAATAAAGCAGGTTTAATGTCTGTAGAAAATGCTTCAGCAATTGTGCTTCCTAAATTACGTAAAGAGAAAAAAGCAGCTATTATTAAAGATCGTATTAAAGCAACGACATTAGATGCTCTAGCTTCAGAAGAAAACCAAACAGTAAAAACAGCTTCAGCAATTAATATGAAAAACCCAACAATTTCTGGTGCTGGTAGAGAACCTATTATTGTAGGTGCTGCATTTGGTTTAAAAGAAGGAGAGACTTCTAAATTAATTACAGGAGAAAATGGAGTATATATGGTTGAAGTAACAAAAGTTATTCCAGCTCCAAAATTAGAAAACTACCAAGCTTTTGCTAATCGTGTAGGGCAGCAAAAAGCTAATGCTGTAAATACTAAGTTATATGAAGCCTTAAAAGACGCTTCAGATATAGACGATAATAGAGCGGAAACTGTTCAATAA
- a CDS encoding GYDIA family GHMP kinase, translated as MNRFYSNGKLLITAEYLVLNGAEALALPTKFGQSLIVESNENTVLNWQSYNIENSLWLEAQFFLKDDILQSKTSNEITNRLASILNTAKTMNPEFLKQDIGYTIKTHLDFPTNWGLGTSSTLINNIADWAQINPYKLLELTFGGSGYDIACASNNTPIIYALQDKLPTVKPVLFNPEFSKHIYFVHLNKKQNSRDGIAQYKTNTTDKSKAITAISEISKALLTCTDINAFNSLIEAHETIIAEVINLKPVKGVLFPDFNGSIKSLGAWGGDFIMASSQENPTAYFKQQGYDTILTYQDMIL; from the coding sequence ATGAATCGATTTTATAGCAATGGCAAACTCTTAATTACTGCCGAATATTTAGTTTTAAACGGTGCTGAAGCTTTAGCATTGCCTACTAAATTTGGACAATCGCTTATTGTAGAAAGTAATGAGAATACCGTATTAAACTGGCAAAGTTATAATATTGAAAACTCGCTTTGGTTAGAAGCTCAGTTCTTTTTAAAAGATGATATTTTACAGTCTAAAACAAGCAACGAAATCACAAACCGATTGGCGTCTATTTTAAATACAGCGAAAACTATGAATCCGGAGTTTTTAAAACAAGATATCGGATATACCATAAAAACACATCTAGATTTTCCTACAAATTGGGGCTTAGGCACCTCGTCTACTTTAATTAATAACATTGCAGATTGGGCACAAATTAACCCATACAAATTACTAGAACTTACTTTTGGAGGAAGCGGTTATGACATTGCTTGTGCCAGTAACAACACCCCAATTATTTACGCTTTACAAGACAAATTACCAACAGTAAAACCGGTATTATTTAATCCGGAATTTTCTAAACACATCTATTTTGTACATCTTAACAAAAAACAAAATAGTCGTGACGGTATTGCCCAATATAAAACCAACACTACAGATAAATCCAAGGCGATTACAGCCATTTCGGAAATTAGCAAAGCCTTATTAACTTGTACAGATATTAATGCATTTAACAGTTTAATAGAAGCACATGAAACAATTATTGCTGAAGTAATAAACTTAAAACCTGTAAAAGGCGTTTTGTTTCCTGATTTTAATGGCAGCATTAAAAGTTTAGGAGCTTGGGGTGGCGATTTTATTATGGCTAGCTCACAAGAGAACCCAACAGCTTATTTTAAACAACAAGGCTATGATACCATACTCACTTATCAAGATATGATTTTATAA